Proteins from a genomic interval of Tenacibaculum sp. SZ-18:
- a CDS encoding glycogen synthase, with the protein MKVLHNSFECYPIAKVGGLADVVGSLPAYQTKLGIEADVVMPYYSNTFVQKQKKSEIFSGNISLGSKEYEYKIYNIVNNKIKYGVYLIFVEGLLDSESVYGYDDETDRYLGFQLAVLNWLTIEKVKYDVIHCHDHHTALIPFMINNCYEFQRLGNTPTVITIHNAQYQGQFSHNRMEIIPDFDFSNAGFLDWYGSINPLATGIKCASKVNTVSPSYMDELKSHANGLEGLLRTESAKCTGILNGIDTDFWNTETDKMLPKNYKVSNVVSGKKTNKKVLCEKYGFDSEFPLFGFIGRLVSEKSADLLPEAILQAINDNSGISLFILGSGHKEIEDQLIELKDQFKGNFNVHIGYNEKLAHLVYAAADFLLMPSRVEPCGLNQMYSLRYGTIPIVRRTGGLKDTVIDIGDGGFGICHDQASVWDICYSIGRAIELFRDVKLFRKIQKRIMKIDNSWAKSAQEYIDLYKSI; encoded by the coding sequence ATGAAAGTTCTCCATAATAGTTTTGAATGTTATCCAATAGCGAAAGTTGGTGGTTTAGCTGACGTAGTTGGATCATTACCTGCTTACCAAACAAAATTAGGAATAGAAGCTGACGTAGTCATGCCATATTATAGTAATACATTTGTACAAAAGCAGAAAAAGAGTGAAATTTTTTCAGGTAATATATCTTTAGGGAGTAAAGAATATGAATATAAGATATACAATATAGTTAATAACAAAATTAAATATGGAGTTTATTTAATATTTGTAGAAGGATTATTGGATAGTGAATCTGTTTATGGATATGATGATGAAACGGATAGGTATTTAGGTTTTCAATTAGCCGTTTTAAATTGGTTAACAATAGAAAAAGTAAAATATGATGTAATACATTGCCATGATCATCATACTGCATTAATTCCGTTTATGATTAATAATTGTTATGAATTTCAAAGGCTAGGCAATACTCCAACCGTTATAACTATACATAATGCCCAATATCAAGGCCAGTTTTCACACAATAGAATGGAAATTATCCCAGATTTCGATTTTAGTAACGCTGGTTTTTTGGATTGGTATGGCTCAATTAATCCATTAGCAACGGGTATAAAATGTGCTTCCAAAGTAAATACAGTTTCTCCTTCATACATGGATGAATTAAAAAGTCATGCGAATGGTTTAGAAGGACTGTTACGAACAGAGTCGGCAAAGTGCACTGGAATTTTGAACGGAATTGATACTGATTTTTGGAATACTGAGACAGATAAGATGTTACCAAAGAATTATAAAGTTAGTAATGTTGTGTCGGGGAAAAAAACCAACAAAAAGGTATTATGTGAGAAATACGGATTTGATTCAGAGTTTCCTTTATTTGGCTTTATAGGGCGTTTGGTAAGTGAGAAATCTGCCGATTTACTACCTGAAGCAATTCTTCAGGCGATAAATGATAATAGTGGAATTAGTTTATTCATTTTAGGATCTGGACATAAAGAAATAGAAGATCAATTAATTGAATTAAAAGATCAGTTTAAAGGTAATTTTAATGTGCATATTGGTTATAATGAAAAACTTGCACATTTAGTTTATGCAGCTGCAGATTTTCTATTAATGCCATCAAGAGTTGAACCTTGTGGTTTAAATCAGATGTATTCTTTACGTTATGGAACAATACCAATAGTAAGAAGAACGGGTGGGTTAAAAGATACTGTTATTGATATAGGGGATGGTGGTTTTGGGATTTGTCACGACCAAGCTTCAGTTTGGGATATCTGCTATTCTATTGGTAGAGCTATTGAGTTGTTCAGAGATGTAAAACTTTTCAGAAAAATACAAAAACGAATAATGAAAATAGATAATTCTTGGGCCAAGTCAGCTCAAGAATATATTGACTTATACAAATCAATTTAA
- a CDS encoding glucose-1-phosphate adenylyltransferase gives MINKKVIAIILGGGQGTRLSPLTDNRSKPAVSIAGKYRLVDIPISNCIHCDIKRMFVLTQFNSASLNRHIKNTYTFSTFSEAFVDIMAAEQTPENKTWFQGTADAVRQSMHHVLNHEFEYALILSGDQLYQMDFDDMLDQHINKKAEISIATLPVNATDATGFGILKTDDESFITSFIEKPSSEELKGWESEVDDEMKSQDRNYLASMGIYIFSRELLVELMSNPDTIDFGKEIIPQSIGKNKVLAYQYKGYWTDIGTIASFFEANIGLTEEVPQFDLFNASKNVLTRPRILPPSKIYGTLLDKSIIADGCIINAKNIENSVIGIRSRIGKGCDIKSTYIIGANVYQEINEIEKDKEKGIPYIGVGENCVIENAIIDKDARIGNNVILKGGKHLKNVTEDAYVIKDGIIVVRRRAIIPEGFTIQ, from the coding sequence ATGATAAATAAAAAAGTTATAGCTATTATTTTAGGAGGAGGACAAGGTACTCGTCTTTCTCCACTAACAGACAACAGATCAAAGCCAGCGGTTTCTATAGCCGGTAAATATCGTTTGGTAGATATTCCAATTTCCAACTGTATTCATTGCGATATTAAAAGAATGTTTGTTCTAACACAGTTCAACTCAGCTTCTTTAAATAGACATATTAAAAATACATACACCTTTAGTACATTTAGCGAAGCTTTTGTAGATATAATGGCTGCTGAACAAACTCCTGAAAATAAAACCTGGTTTCAAGGTACAGCAGATGCAGTGAGACAATCAATGCATCATGTTTTGAATCACGAATTCGAATATGCTTTAATTCTTTCAGGTGATCAATTGTATCAAATGGATTTTGATGATATGCTTGATCAACATATAAATAAGAAAGCCGAAATTAGTATAGCAACGCTTCCTGTCAATGCAACCGACGCTACTGGATTTGGTATTTTGAAAACGGATGACGAAAGTTTTATTACTTCTTTTATTGAAAAGCCTTCGTCGGAGGAATTGAAAGGATGGGAATCAGAAGTTGATGATGAAATGAAGTCTCAAGATAGAAATTACTTGGCTTCTATGGGAATTTATATTTTTAGTCGTGAATTATTAGTAGAATTAATGTCGAATCCCGATACGATTGATTTTGGAAAGGAAATCATTCCTCAGTCTATTGGAAAAAATAAAGTTCTTGCTTATCAATATAAAGGCTACTGGACAGATATTGGAACAATTGCTTCTTTTTTTGAAGCTAATATAGGACTGACTGAAGAAGTTCCTCAATTTGATCTCTTTAATGCTTCTAAAAATGTTTTAACAAGACCAAGAATTCTTCCTCCATCTAAAATTTATGGAACATTACTAGATAAATCTATAATTGCAGATGGCTGTATCATTAATGCAAAAAATATTGAAAACTCCGTTATTGGAATACGTTCCAGAATAGGAAAAGGTTGTGATATAAAAAGTACCTACATAATTGGTGCTAATGTATATCAAGAAATAAATGAAATCGAAAAAGACAAGGAAAAAGGTATTCCATATATAGGTGTGGGCGAAAATTGTGTTATAGAAAACGCAATTATTGACAAAGATGCTAGAATAGGAAACAATGTTATATTAAAAGGGGGTAAGCATTTGAAAAATGTAACGGAAGATGCTTATGTAATCAAAGATGGAATAATAGTTGTGAGAAGAAGAGCTATTATACCAGAAGGATTCACAATTCAATAA
- the glgB gene encoding 1,4-alpha-glucan branching protein GlgB, translating into MSNVIAHSFFTDFDINLFKGGKHYRLYEKLGAHIITVNGEEGTYFAVWAPSAKSVSVVGDFNFWNEEEHRLNVRWDESGIWEGFIPKVGKGNLYKYKIHSNNDGIITEKADPFARRCEHPPKTASVVWDDPFIWGDNKWMKKRHKNNANNAPYSVYEVHLSSWKKKFEVNNRSLSYLEMADELVSYVKEMQFTHVELMPVMEYPYDPSWGYQITGYFAPTSRFGYPDDFKFLIDKFHQNDIGVILDWVPSHFPEDDHGLGLFDGTHLYEHPDRRKGYHPDWKSLIFNYGRNEVKSFLISNAIFWLDQYHIDGLRVDAVASMIFLDYSRNDGEWEPNIFGGNEYLEAIDFLKELNEEVYKCFPDVQTIAEESTAFPKISRPTYLGGLGFGMKWMMGWMHDSLQYFAKEPIYRRHHQNDLTFSMTYAFTENFMLPLSHDEVVHGKRSIIGRMPGDEWQKFANLRLLYSYMFTHPGTKLLFMGGEFGQHGEWNFQESLDWYVLEYDFHSGVQKLVKDLNSLYRKFPALYEKQFEQDGFEWISYDDHENSVISYIRKGTNENELVVVVCNMTPIPRSNYRIGLSHSGKLTQIFNSDYKKYGGSGVSNKKHIDIDKIHWNHREYSAEITLPPLGAVIFKIDK; encoded by the coding sequence ATGAGTAACGTTATTGCACATAGTTTTTTTACAGATTTTGATATCAATTTATTTAAAGGAGGAAAACATTACCGACTATATGAAAAATTAGGAGCTCATATTATTACAGTAAATGGCGAAGAAGGAACTTACTTTGCTGTTTGGGCACCTTCGGCTAAATCTGTTTCCGTTGTTGGAGATTTTAATTTTTGGAATGAAGAAGAACATCGTTTGAATGTTCGTTGGGATGAGTCTGGAATTTGGGAAGGTTTTATACCTAAAGTGGGTAAAGGAAATTTATATAAGTATAAAATTCATTCAAATAATGATGGAATTATTACTGAAAAAGCAGATCCTTTTGCTAGACGATGTGAACATCCACCGAAAACTGCTTCAGTAGTTTGGGATGATCCTTTCATTTGGGGAGATAATAAATGGATGAAGAAACGTCATAAAAATAATGCTAATAACGCTCCTTATTCTGTTTATGAAGTTCATCTTTCCTCTTGGAAAAAGAAATTTGAAGTTAATAATAGATCATTATCATATTTAGAAATGGCGGATGAATTGGTTTCTTATGTAAAAGAAATGCAATTTACACATGTAGAGTTAATGCCCGTAATGGAGTATCCGTACGATCCTTCTTGGGGATATCAAATTACTGGATATTTTGCGCCAACTTCACGTTTTGGGTATCCTGATGATTTTAAATTCTTGATTGATAAGTTTCATCAAAATGACATCGGTGTAATTTTAGATTGGGTACCCTCTCATTTTCCAGAAGATGATCATGGATTAGGCTTATTTGATGGAACACATTTATATGAACACCCTGATAGAAGAAAAGGATATCATCCAGATTGGAAAAGTTTAATTTTTAATTATGGAAGAAACGAAGTCAAAAGTTTTTTAATAAGCAATGCAATTTTTTGGTTAGATCAATACCATATAGATGGATTAAGAGTTGACGCTGTAGCTTCGATGATATTTTTAGATTATTCTAGAAACGATGGAGAATGGGAACCAAATATATTCGGTGGAAATGAATATCTAGAAGCAATTGATTTTCTAAAAGAATTAAATGAAGAAGTCTATAAATGTTTCCCTGATGTTCAAACAATTGCTGAAGAATCAACAGCATTTCCAAAAATATCAAGACCAACGTATTTAGGTGGGTTAGGATTTGGGATGAAATGGATGATGGGTTGGATGCACGATTCTTTACAATATTTTGCCAAGGAACCAATATATAGAAGACATCATCAGAACGATCTTACGTTTAGTATGACGTATGCTTTTACAGAGAACTTTATGTTGCCATTATCTCATGATGAAGTAGTTCATGGTAAGCGAAGTATCATTGGAAGAATGCCCGGTGATGAATGGCAAAAGTTCGCAAACTTAAGACTATTGTACAGTTATATGTTTACACATCCTGGAACAAAATTATTGTTTATGGGTGGTGAGTTTGGTCAACATGGCGAATGGAATTTTCAAGAAAGTTTAGATTGGTATGTTCTTGAATATGATTTTCATTCAGGTGTCCAAAAACTGGTAAAAGATTTAAATTCTTTATACAGAAAATTTCCTGCTTTATACGAAAAGCAGTTTGAACAAGACGGATTTGAATGGATTAGTTACGATGACCATGAAAATTCTGTGATTAGCTACATAAGAAAAGGAACTAATGAAAATGAACTTGTGGTTGTGGTATGTAATATGACGCCAATTCCAAGATCAAATTATAGAATTGGTTTATCTCACTCTGGAAAACTTACGCAAATATTTAATAGTGATTATAAAAAATATGGCGGTAGCGGTGTATCAAATAAAAAGCATATAGATATTGATAAAATACATTGGAATCATAGAGAATATTCTGCTGAGATTACACTTCCTCCTTTAGGAGCAGTAATATTTAAAATTGATAAATAA
- a CDS encoding glycoside hydrolase family 31 protein: MIINTELEYKGNLFPGKINSFSQDVDKIYFKTENGVILQVTVLRGSVIRFRYATDNNFEKDFSYAISDDGARGYSKLEVEEHGDCYKIITRKIIIRIDKADIKVSIFDINGNVICKDDWGFHWEQSYEFGGNIVKMSKAAPQGECYYGLGDKPMHLNLKGKRIENWATDQYAFGKDQDPLYKSVPFYVGMHEERAYGIFFDNTFKTFFDFCNERRNVTSFWAHGGEMNYYFFYGPEMQDVVTRYTDLTGKPELPPLWALGYHQCKWSYYPESKVKEVTSKFRELRIPCDGIYLDIDYMDGFRCFTWNKDYFPDPKRMVKELADDGFKTIAIIDPGIKIDDDYWVYKEAMDNDYFCKRADGPYMRGKVWPGECFFPDFTNPKVRNWWSGLFKEIIDEIGIKGIWNDMNEPAVMEVPGKTFPNDVRHNYDGHHCSHRKAHNIYGTQMARATYEGVKKYAYPLRPFIITRSAYSGAQRFTSSWTGDNIATWEHLWIANIQAQRMSMSGMSFTGSDIGGFAEHPTGELYARWIQLGVFHPFCRTHSSGDHGNQEPWTFGDEVVDVTRKYVELRYQLLPYLYTMFWEYAEYGVPMLKSLVLYDQYDPQTHYRTDEFIFGNQILVCPIQEPNAKGRRMYIPRGHWYNYWTKEYVKGGLEKWVDADIDTIPMFIKEGAIIPKYPIQQYVGEKTIDELKLEVYFKLGEKEVSKVFEDAQDGYDYMKGRYSLRTFTFTGKEKEIIIQQHKYGTFVTEYQTILFEFVGLPFEIKEVEIDNVVVDLKSVDFDSKNNTVRIPKGFTEIHLVG; this comes from the coding sequence ATGATCATTAATACTGAACTAGAATACAAAGGAAATTTGTTTCCAGGAAAAATCAATTCTTTCTCTCAGGATGTAGATAAAATCTACTTTAAAACAGAAAACGGAGTCATTCTTCAAGTTACCGTATTAAGAGGTAGTGTGATTCGTTTTAGGTATGCAACTGATAATAATTTTGAAAAAGATTTTTCATATGCCATTAGTGATGATGGCGCTCGTGGGTATAGTAAATTGGAAGTTGAAGAACATGGCGACTGTTATAAAATAATAACTAGAAAAATTATCATAAGAATTGATAAAGCTGATATAAAAGTTTCAATTTTTGATATTAATGGAAATGTTATTTGTAAAGATGATTGGGGGTTTCACTGGGAACAAAGTTATGAATTTGGTGGCAACATTGTAAAAATGAGTAAAGCTGCTCCACAGGGTGAGTGCTATTATGGTTTAGGAGATAAACCAATGCATTTAAACTTGAAAGGAAAAAGAATAGAAAACTGGGCAACAGATCAATATGCTTTTGGTAAAGACCAAGATCCTTTGTATAAGAGTGTTCCTTTTTATGTAGGAATGCACGAAGAACGGGCTTACGGAATTTTCTTCGATAATACATTTAAAACATTTTTTGACTTTTGTAACGAACGTAGAAATGTAACTAGTTTTTGGGCGCACGGTGGAGAAATGAATTACTATTTTTTCTATGGACCAGAAATGCAAGACGTGGTTACGCGGTATACTGATTTAACAGGAAAACCTGAATTACCACCATTATGGGCATTAGGTTATCATCAATGTAAATGGAGCTATTATCCAGAATCAAAAGTAAAAGAAGTAACAAGCAAGTTCAGAGAGTTAAGAATTCCATGTGACGGAATATACTTGGATATTGATTATATGGACGGTTTCCGTTGTTTCACTTGGAATAAAGATTATTTCCCCGATCCAAAACGTATGGTGAAGGAACTTGCAGATGACGGATTCAAAACAATTGCTATTATTGATCCAGGAATTAAAATCGACGATGATTATTGGGTGTATAAAGAAGCAATGGACAACGATTATTTCTGTAAAAGAGCAGATGGCCCGTATATGCGAGGTAAAGTTTGGCCAGGTGAATGTTTCTTTCCAGATTTTACCAATCCAAAAGTAAGAAATTGGTGGTCTGGATTATTCAAAGAGATTATCGATGAAATTGGAATCAAAGGAATTTGGAATGATATGAATGAACCTGCCGTAATGGAGGTTCCTGGAAAAACATTCCCAAATGATGTTCGTCATAATTATGATGGACATCATTGTAGTCATAGAAAAGCCCATAATATTTACGGAACGCAAATGGCGAGAGCTACTTATGAAGGAGTAAAGAAATATGCTTATCCGCTACGTCCTTTTATTATAACACGTTCAGCGTATTCAGGAGCACAACGTTTCACATCTTCTTGGACAGGTGATAATATTGCAACTTGGGAACATTTATGGATTGCAAATATTCAAGCGCAACGAATGAGTATGAGTGGAATGTCATTTACAGGAAGTGATATTGGTGGTTTTGCAGAACATCCAACGGGAGAATTGTATGCAAGATGGATTCAGTTAGGAGTATTTCACCCTTTTTGTAGAACACATTCTTCCGGAGATCACGGAAACCAAGAACCTTGGACATTCGGAGATGAAGTTGTCGACGTGACAAGAAAATATGTTGAGTTACGTTATCAACTGCTTCCATACTTATATACCATGTTCTGGGAATATGCAGAATATGGTGTACCAATGCTAAAGTCGTTAGTTTTATATGATCAATACGACCCGCAAACACATTATCGAACGGATGAGTTTATTTTTGGAAATCAGATTTTAGTTTGTCCAATTCAAGAACCTAATGCTAAGGGAAGAAGAATGTATATTCCTCGAGGACATTGGTATAACTACTGGACAAAAGAATATGTAAAAGGAGGATTAGAAAAATGGGTAGATGCAGATATTGATACAATTCCAATGTTCATAAAAGAAGGAGCGATTATTCCGAAATATCCTATTCAACAATATGTGGGTGAGAAAACAATAGATGAACTGAAATTAGAGGTTTATTTTAAACTAGGTGAGAAAGAAGTTTCTAAAGTTTTTGAAGATGCACAAGATGGATACGATTATATGAAAGGTAGATACAGCTTACGTACATTTACGTTTACTGGTAAAGAAAAAGAGATCATTATTCAACAGCACAAATACGGCACTTTTGTGACGGAATATCAAACTATTCTTTTTGAATTTGTGGGATTACCTTTTGAAATCAAGGAAGTTGAAATTGACAATGTAGTGGTAGATTTAAAATCTGTAGACTTTGATTCCAAGAATAATACAGTTAGAATTCCTAAAGGTTTTACAGAAATTCATTTAGTTGGGTAA
- the pta gene encoding phosphate acetyltransferase, translated as MNKAIYIAASGANSGKSMLSLGLMQLLLRNKPKVGYFRPIIDNPVDGKKDNHVNTIVNFFKLKCDYEDTYAFTRSELLDLLNDDKEDEVINSILSKYKKLEENNDFVIVEGTDFSDHGAVIEMDLNVLIAKNLGIPVIIVSGGIDRSLEEFIQGLRLTYDSFTNKEVEVIAVIANKVQEKNVDIIINGIGENLPKSLLINAIPVNSKLNNPTIHEISQALEAEVLFGEESLNSTTGEIKVGAMQLSHFLNHLTDDAVVITPSDRSDILLGTLQANISSRYPTVSGIILTGDMGLNPSVIELITGLEKIVPILKVKGGTFGIASKLGSIRSHIYAENKNKIKLSISTFEKYVDVDALSDKLITYKGTNVLTPRMFQYNLLKRAKQARKHIVLPEGNDDRILSAASQLQKLDIVDLTILGKQVNVEAAVKRLNISFDFEKTKIINPSTSEYFEEFSETLYELRKHKGLSPAMAEDLIADVSYFGTMMVYKGLADGMVSGAAHTTQHTIKPSLQFVKTKPGFSVVSSIFFMCLEDRVSVFGDCAINPNPTSEQLAEIAISSADSSIAFGIDPKIAMLSYSSGSSGKGEDVDTVRKATEIVKQKRPDLKVEGPIQYDAAVDPTVGKKKLPNSEVAGQANVLIFPDLNTGNNTYKAVQRETGALAIGPMLQGLKKPVNDLSRGCTIDDIYNTIILTAIQAQEN; from the coding sequence ATGAATAAAGCAATTTATATAGCGGCAAGTGGTGCTAATTCTGGAAAGTCGATGTTAAGCTTAGGCCTAATGCAACTTTTATTAAGGAATAAGCCAAAAGTTGGATATTTCAGACCAATTATTGATAATCCAGTGGATGGAAAAAAAGATAATCACGTAAATACCATTGTAAATTTTTTCAAACTAAAATGTGATTATGAAGATACGTATGCTTTTACAAGATCAGAGTTACTAGATTTATTAAATGATGATAAGGAAGATGAAGTCATCAATTCGATTCTTAGCAAATACAAAAAGTTAGAAGAGAATAATGATTTTGTTATTGTAGAAGGTACAGATTTCTCTGATCATGGTGCTGTAATTGAAATGGATTTGAATGTTTTGATTGCAAAAAATCTTGGAATCCCAGTTATAATTGTTTCAGGTGGAATTGATAGATCATTAGAAGAATTTATTCAAGGATTAAGATTAACGTACGATTCTTTTACAAATAAAGAAGTAGAAGTCATCGCAGTAATTGCGAATAAAGTTCAAGAGAAAAATGTAGATATAATTATTAATGGAATTGGTGAGAATTTGCCCAAATCGTTATTGATTAATGCAATTCCTGTTAACAGCAAACTTAATAATCCGACTATTCATGAGATCTCACAGGCGTTAGAAGCCGAAGTATTATTTGGAGAGGAATCTTTAAATTCTACAACAGGTGAAATAAAAGTGGGAGCAATGCAACTTTCTCACTTTTTAAATCATCTTACTGATGATGCAGTTGTTATTACTCCCTCAGATCGTTCAGATATTTTACTAGGAACATTGCAAGCCAATATTTCAAGTCGTTACCCCACAGTTTCAGGTATAATTCTTACAGGAGATATGGGTTTAAATCCGTCTGTGATTGAATTAATTACTGGATTAGAAAAAATTGTTCCTATTCTAAAAGTAAAAGGAGGAACTTTCGGAATCGCTTCAAAACTAGGTTCAATTCGTTCTCATATTTATGCGGAGAATAAAAATAAAATCAAATTATCTATTAGTACTTTCGAAAAGTATGTTGACGTAGATGCTTTAAGCGATAAACTAATTACATACAAAGGGACAAATGTGTTAACGCCAAGAATGTTCCAGTATAATTTATTGAAAAGAGCAAAACAAGCTAGAAAACATATAGTTTTACCGGAAGGAAATGATGATAGAATATTATCTGCAGCATCACAATTACAAAAGTTAGATATTGTAGATTTAACGATTTTGGGGAAACAAGTAAATGTTGAGGCAGCAGTAAAAAGATTAAATATATCTTTCGATTTTGAAAAGACTAAAATTATAAATCCGAGTACTTCTGAATATTTTGAGGAATTTTCTGAAACTTTATATGAATTGAGAAAACACAAAGGCTTAAGTCCAGCTATGGCTGAAGATCTTATAGCCGATGTTTCTTATTTCGGAACTATGATGGTGTATAAAGGATTAGCGGATGGGATGGTATCTGGAGCTGCTCATACAACTCAACATACCATAAAACCATCATTACAATTTGTAAAAACAAAACCTGGTTTTTCAGTGGTTTCTTCAATTTTCTTTATGTGCTTAGAAGATAGAGTTTCTGTTTTCGGAGATTGTGCAATTAACCCAAATCCAACTTCCGAACAATTAGCTGAAATTGCAATTTCTTCTGCAGATTCAAGTATCGCCTTTGGAATAGATCCAAAGATTGCCATGTTATCATATTCTTCAGGAAGTTCTGGAAAAGGAGAAGATGTGGATACGGTAAGAAAAGCTACAGAAATTGTAAAGCAAAAACGTCCTGATTTAAAAGTGGAAGGACCAATTCAATATGATGCAGCTGTTGATCCAACTGTAGGTAAAAAGAAACTACCAAACTCTGAAGTAGCAGGGCAGGCGAATGTGTTAATTTTCCCAGATTTGAATACGGGAAATAATACTTATAAAGCAGTTCAAAGGGAAACTGGTGCATTAGCAATTGGACCAATGTTACAAGGATTAAAAAAGCCAGTAAATGATTTAAGTAGAGGTTGTACAATTGATGACATTTATAACACTATTATTCTAACCGCAATTCAAGCACAAGAAAATTAG
- a CDS encoding acetate/propionate family kinase: MKVLVLNSGSSSIKYQLFTMPEEKVICSGLIERIGLEEGAVHYESDNHDVTERIKIENHRVGLEKVVALLLDENIGVISSTDEIEIVGHRVVHGGSSFTSTTKVTDEVKSKIEDLFSLAPQHNPANLEGIKVAEAIFTKAKQVAVFDTAFHQSIPEKAYTYAIPKKLVTESKIRLYGFHGTSHKYVSEKAIEYLGNNESKIITVHLGNGCSISAIENGKSIDHSLGFGPVTGLVMGTRSGDIDHTLIFYLVNSLGYKIDDVNTLLQKESGMFGLTGYSDLRDIEAEASKGNKDCQLALDINTYRIKKYIGSYIAAMNGIDTIVFTAGIGENSSLVREKVCEDLEFFGIEIDTDKNSIRAKELTEIHTENSKVKLLVIPTNEELEIAKQAFAL; this comes from the coding sequence ATGAAAGTATTAGTTTTAAACTCAGGAAGTTCATCTATTAAATATCAATTATTTACAATGCCAGAGGAAAAAGTAATTTGTTCTGGTTTGATTGAACGAATTGGTTTAGAAGAAGGAGCAGTTCATTACGAATCAGATAATCATGATGTTACGGAACGTATAAAAATTGAAAATCATAGAGTCGGTTTAGAAAAGGTTGTTGCTTTACTTTTAGATGAAAATATTGGTGTGATTTCATCAACTGATGAAATTGAAATTGTTGGTCATAGAGTTGTGCATGGGGGAAGTTCTTTCACAAGTACAACAAAAGTTACCGATGAAGTGAAAAGTAAAATCGAAGATTTATTTTCTTTAGCTCCTCAGCATAATCCAGCAAATCTAGAAGGAATTAAAGTTGCTGAAGCGATATTTACCAAAGCGAAACAAGTCGCCGTTTTCGATACGGCATTTCATCAAAGTATTCCAGAGAAAGCATATACGTATGCAATTCCTAAAAAGTTAGTGACGGAAAGTAAAATTCGTTTATATGGATTTCACGGAACGAGTCATAAATATGTTTCTGAAAAGGCTATCGAATATTTAGGCAATAATGAATCTAAAATTATTACGGTGCATTTAGGAAATGGATGTAGTATTTCGGCTATTGAAAATGGTAAAAGTATTGATCACAGTTTAGGGTTTGGGCCAGTTACTGGTTTGGTGATGGGAACAAGAAGTGGAGATATTGATCATACGCTGATTTTTTACTTAGTAAATTCTTTAGGATATAAAATAGACGATGTAAATACGTTGTTGCAAAAAGAAAGCGGAATGTTCGGATTAACTGGATATAGCGATTTACGAGATATAGAAGCAGAAGCGTCTAAAGGAAATAAAGATTGCCAGTTAGCTTTAGATATTAATACCTACCGAATTAAAAAATATATTGGATCATACATTGCTGCAATGAATGGAATTGATACCATTGTTTTTACAGCTGGTATAGGCGAAAACTCTTCATTAGTTAGAGAAAAGGTTTGTGAAGATTTAGAGTTTTTTGGAATAGAAATCGACACAGATAAAAATAGTATTAGAGCTAAAGAATTAACGGAAATTCATACTGAAAATTCTAAAGTAAAACTATTAGTGATTCCAACTAATGAAGAATTAGAAATTGCAAAGCAGGCCTTTGCTTTATAA